The Colletes latitarsis isolate SP2378_abdomen chromosome 1, iyColLati1, whole genome shotgun sequence genome has a segment encoding these proteins:
- the LOC143342598 gene encoding uncharacterized protein LOC143342598 has product MSSTDTADEIDTNDFTLGPPNKRIKKTHLSVEEKQLILNIYKSLNQENPVMLITDIVSKAANIAGVCKSTVYRVLREYKRTSTLSIPKEKRTRDTTIDLIDDLDKNAIRRKVHEFYMKNEIPTAEKVLKVVNDDSDVPNVNRAILYKLLKILNFQYARRGRSSMLFDREEIVVWRREYLKKIKSFRNDGRKIYYLDETWINADPTKRYVVKVETNSTMPASSSGLYTGTRNSSSTGKRLIVCHIGSKDGFLPGAMWAFESTKSGDFQEEINAVSFENWFLKVLQKLEKHAVIVMDDAPYHSRKVEKIPTTATKIENIKSWLISKSIQFDENLLKAELLAIVNTLRNKYDAYVVDEIARRHNKTVLRLPPYHCELNPIELIWMEIKTYIASYNTSSKFNDIKNLLVEAVDTISPKKWRSSVEHVEEKVETMMWELDNIIENNTEPIIININEAGSSSDFSDES; this is encoded by the exons ATGTCCAGTACGGATACCGCCGATGAAATAGACACTAATGATTTCACTTTGGGCCCCCctaataaaagaattaaaaagacACATTTGTCTGTCGAAGAGAAACAATTGATTCTAAACATTTATAAAAGTCTAAATCAAGAGAACCCGGTCATGTTAATAACCGATATCGTTTCCAAAGCTGCAAACATTGCAg GGGTGTGCAAATCTACTGTATATAGGGTGCTTCGAGAATACAAACGGACAAGCACGTTATCGATACCGAAAGAAAAGAGAACTCGCGATACGACTATCGATTTAATCGACGATTTAGACAAAAACGCGATCAGAAGGAAGGTGCACGAATTTTATATGAAAAACGAGATCCCTACTGCCGAGAAAGTATTGAAAGTTGTAAACGACGACAGTGATGTACCTAATGTTAATAGAGCAATATTGTACAAATTATTGAAGATATTGAATTTTCAATACGCTCGCAGAGGTCGAAGTAGCATGTTGTTCGATAGAGAGGAGATCGTAGTGTGGAGGAGGGAGTATTTGAAAAAGATAAAATCGTTTAGGAACGACGGGCGTAAGATTTATTATTTGGATGAAACTTGGATAAATGCTGACCCCACGAAGCGTTACGTTGTGAAAGTGGAAACGAATTCCACCATGCCCGCCTCTTCGTCTGGATTGTACACAGGCACGAGAAATTCCTCTAGCACGGGGAAACGACTTATCGTCTGCCATATTGGCAGCAAAGACGGTTTTCTGCCGGGAGCGATGTGGGCTTTCGAATCCACGAAGTCTGGTGATTTCCAGGAGGAAATAAACGCGGTTTCGTTTGAGAATTGGTTTCTAAAGGTTCTGCAAAAGTTAGAGAAACACGCCGTGATTGTCATGGACGACGCGCCGTATCATTCTAGAAAAGTCGAGAAAATCCCGACCACCGCCACCaagatagaaaatattaaaagctGGTTAATATCGAAGAGCATTCAGTTCGACGAGAACCTGTTGAAAGCAGAGCTCCTCGCGATCGTGAATACACTGAGAAATAAATACGATGCTTACGTCGTGGATGAAATAGCAAGGAGGCACAATAAAACTGTACTTCGACTTCCGCCGTACCATTGCGAGTTGAATCCTATCGAATTGATCTGGATGGAAATCAAAACTTACATAGCCTCCTACAACACGTCTTCGAAATTTAACGATATTAAAAACTTACTCGTGGAGGCAGTGGATACGATTAGTCCAAAAAAGTGGAGAAGTTCTGTCGAGCACGTCGAAGAAAAAGTCGAAACAATGATGTGGGAATTGGACAATATCATTGAAAATAATACTGAACCGATTATCATTAACATAAACGAAGCTGGCTCGTCGTCTGATTTTTCGGACGAATCTTAG